A single genomic interval of Coregonus clupeaformis isolate EN_2021a chromosome 36, ASM2061545v1, whole genome shotgun sequence harbors:
- the LOC121552850 gene encoding heterogeneous nuclear ribonucleoprotein Q isoform X8: MMSGDMATDQVTDQVNGNGTEEPMDITTVDTTAAEVKHSDHFQTLLDAGLPQKVAEKLDEIYVAGLVAHSDLDERAIEALKEFNEEGALQVLLQFKESDLSHVQNKSAFLCGVMKTYRQREKQGTKVSDSTKGPDEAKIKALLDRTSYTLDVTTGQRKYGGPPPESVYSGAQPTIGTEIFVGKIPRDLFEDELVPLFEKAGPIWDLRLMMDPLSGLNRGYAFVTFCTKEASSEAVNLCNNHEIRPGKHIGVCISVANNRLFVGSIPKSKTKEQMVEEFAKVTEGLNDVILYHQPDDKKKNRGFCFLEYEDHKTAAQARRRLMSGKVKVWGNMVTVEWADPIEEPDSEVMAKVKVLFVRNLANSVTEEILEKSFGQFGKLERVKKLKDYAFIHFDERDSAVKALAEMNGKDLEGEHIDIVFAKPPDQKRKERKAQRQAAKTNMYDDYYYNYGPPQLPPPTRGGRSRGGGRGGYAYPPDYYGYEDYYDYYGYDYHNYRDGYEDPYYGYDDYQAPVRVRGGRGAWGASPARGRGGAGAFRGRGGFSPRGGPGSSRGGGRGARGGVQQRGRGGGKGVEAGPDLSL, translated from the exons ATG ATGTCTGGAGACATGGCGACCGATCAGGTGACCGATCAAGTAAATGGAAATGGTACAGAAGAACCAATGGACATAACTACAGTGGACACAACTGCAGCTGAAGTTAAACATTCAGACCATTTCCAGACTTTATTAGACGCTGGTTTACCTCAGAAAGTTGCTGAAAAATTAGATGAAATTTACGTAGCAG GACTGGTAGCGCACAGTGACCTAGATGAAAGGGCTATTGAAGCCTTAAAAGAATTTAATGAAGAAGGTGCTCTGCAAGTCCTGCTTCAGTTTAAGGAAAGTGATCTGTCGCACGTGCAA AACAAAAGTGCATTTCTCTGTGGAGTAATGAAGACTtacagacagagggagaagcaAGGGACCAAAGTTTCAGATTCCACAAAAGGACCAGATGAGGCAAAAATAAAA GCGCTGCTTGATAGAACCAGCTATACACTTGATGTGACAACGGGTCAGCGGAAGTATGGAGGCCCCCCTCCAGAGTCTGTGTATTCAGGTGCTCAACCCACTATTGGAACAGAG ATATTTGTTGGGAAAATTCCTCGAGACTTGTTTGAGGACGAGCTGGTGCCGCTCTTTGAGAAGGCGGGACCTATCTGGGATCTACGTCTAATGATGGACCCCCTTAGTGGACTGAACAGGGGCTATGCCTTCGTCACTTTCTGCACGAAAGAGGCTTCCTCAGAAGCAGTAAACCTG TGTAATAATCATGAAATACGCCCCGGCAAGCACATTGGAGTGTGTATATCTGTTGCCAATAACAGGCTGTTCGTTGGCTCCATCCCCAAGAGTAAAACGAAAGAGCAGATGGTGGAGGAGTTTGCTAAAGTCACAG AGGGTCTTAATGATGTCATACTGTACCATCAGCCGGATGACAAAAAGAAGAACAGAGGTTTTTGCTTTTTGGAATACGAGGACCACAAAACTGCTGCTCAGGCCAGACGCAGGCTGATGAGTGGCAAGGTGAAAGTCTGGGGGAACATGGTTACTGTGGAATGGGCAGACCCCATCGAGGAACCCGATTCAGAGGTCATGGCCAAG GTCAAAGTTTTGTTTGTCCGAAACCTTGCGAACAGTGTTACTGAAGAAATACTGGAAAAATCCTTTGGCCAGTTTGGTAAACTGGAGCGAGTGAAAAAGCTGAAAGATTACGCCTTCATTCACTTTGATGAGCGGGACAGTGCAGTCAAG GCATTGGCTGAAATGAATGGCAAAGATCTAGAGGGAGAGCACATTGACATAGTCTTTGCAAAGCCCCCCGATCAGAAGAGGAAAGAACGCAAAGCTCAGAGACAAGCAGCCAAAACAAACAT GTATGATGATTATTATTACAACTACGGCCCCCCTCAGTTGCCCCCTCCCACAAGAGGCGGCCGGAGTAGAGGTGGTGGTAGGGGAGGGTATGCTTACCCCCCAGACTATTATGGCTACGAGGATTACTACGATTATTATGGTTATGATTACCACAATTACCGTGACGGATACGAGGACCCCTACTACGGCTATGATGACTATCAGGCTCCCGTTAGAGTAAGAGGGGGCAGAGGTGCCTGGGGCGCATCTCCAGCCAGAGGCCGAGGCGGTGCAGGCGCTTTCAGGGGCAGAGGTGGCTTCTCACCGCGTGGTGGTCCAGGATCAAGCAGAGGAGGTGGGCGAGGTGCCAGAGGAGGTGTGCAGCAGAGAGGCCGCGGCGGG GGAAAAGGGGTCGAGGCCGGTCCTGACCTGTCACTATGA
- the LOC121552850 gene encoding heterogeneous nuclear ribonucleoprotein Q isoform X7, which produces MMSGDMATDQVTDQVNGNGTEEPMDITTVDTTAAEVKHSDHFQTLLDAGLPQKVAEKLDEIYVAGLVAHSDLDERAIEALKEFNEEGALQVLLQFKESDLSHVQNKSAFLCGVMKTYRQREKQGTKVSDSTKGPDEAKIKALLDRTSYTLDVTTGQRKYGGPPPESVYSGAQPTIGTEIFVGKIPRDLFEDELVPLFEKAGPIWDLRLMMDPLSGLNRGYAFVTFCTKEASSEAVNLCNNHEIRPGKHIGVCISVANNRLFVGSIPKSKTKEQMVEEFAKVTEGLNDVILYHQPDDKKKNRGFCFLEYEDHKTAAQARRRLMSGKVKVWGNMVTVEWADPIEEPDSEVMAKVKVLFVRNLANSVTEEILEKSFGQFGKLERVKKLKDYAFIHFDERDSAVKALAEMNGKDLEGEHIDIVFAKPPDQKRKERKAQRQAAKTNMYDDYYYNYGPPQLPPPTRGGRSRGGGRGGYAYPPDYYGYEDYYDYYGYDYHNYRDGYEDPYYGYDDYQAPVRVRGGRGAWGASPARGRGGAGAFRGRGGFSPRGGPGSSRGGGRGARGGVQQRGRGGQGKGVEAGPDLSL; this is translated from the exons ATG ATGTCTGGAGACATGGCGACCGATCAGGTGACCGATCAAGTAAATGGAAATGGTACAGAAGAACCAATGGACATAACTACAGTGGACACAACTGCAGCTGAAGTTAAACATTCAGACCATTTCCAGACTTTATTAGACGCTGGTTTACCTCAGAAAGTTGCTGAAAAATTAGATGAAATTTACGTAGCAG GACTGGTAGCGCACAGTGACCTAGATGAAAGGGCTATTGAAGCCTTAAAAGAATTTAATGAAGAAGGTGCTCTGCAAGTCCTGCTTCAGTTTAAGGAAAGTGATCTGTCGCACGTGCAA AACAAAAGTGCATTTCTCTGTGGAGTAATGAAGACTtacagacagagggagaagcaAGGGACCAAAGTTTCAGATTCCACAAAAGGACCAGATGAGGCAAAAATAAAA GCGCTGCTTGATAGAACCAGCTATACACTTGATGTGACAACGGGTCAGCGGAAGTATGGAGGCCCCCCTCCAGAGTCTGTGTATTCAGGTGCTCAACCCACTATTGGAACAGAG ATATTTGTTGGGAAAATTCCTCGAGACTTGTTTGAGGACGAGCTGGTGCCGCTCTTTGAGAAGGCGGGACCTATCTGGGATCTACGTCTAATGATGGACCCCCTTAGTGGACTGAACAGGGGCTATGCCTTCGTCACTTTCTGCACGAAAGAGGCTTCCTCAGAAGCAGTAAACCTG TGTAATAATCATGAAATACGCCCCGGCAAGCACATTGGAGTGTGTATATCTGTTGCCAATAACAGGCTGTTCGTTGGCTCCATCCCCAAGAGTAAAACGAAAGAGCAGATGGTGGAGGAGTTTGCTAAAGTCACAG AGGGTCTTAATGATGTCATACTGTACCATCAGCCGGATGACAAAAAGAAGAACAGAGGTTTTTGCTTTTTGGAATACGAGGACCACAAAACTGCTGCTCAGGCCAGACGCAGGCTGATGAGTGGCAAGGTGAAAGTCTGGGGGAACATGGTTACTGTGGAATGGGCAGACCCCATCGAGGAACCCGATTCAGAGGTCATGGCCAAG GTCAAAGTTTTGTTTGTCCGAAACCTTGCGAACAGTGTTACTGAAGAAATACTGGAAAAATCCTTTGGCCAGTTTGGTAAACTGGAGCGAGTGAAAAAGCTGAAAGATTACGCCTTCATTCACTTTGATGAGCGGGACAGTGCAGTCAAG GCATTGGCTGAAATGAATGGCAAAGATCTAGAGGGAGAGCACATTGACATAGTCTTTGCAAAGCCCCCCGATCAGAAGAGGAAAGAACGCAAAGCTCAGAGACAAGCAGCCAAAACAAACAT GTATGATGATTATTATTACAACTACGGCCCCCCTCAGTTGCCCCCTCCCACAAGAGGCGGCCGGAGTAGAGGTGGTGGTAGGGGAGGGTATGCTTACCCCCCAGACTATTATGGCTACGAGGATTACTACGATTATTATGGTTATGATTACCACAATTACCGTGACGGATACGAGGACCCCTACTACGGCTATGATGACTATCAGGCTCCCGTTAGAGTAAGAGGGGGCAGAGGTGCCTGGGGCGCATCTCCAGCCAGAGGCCGAGGCGGTGCAGGCGCTTTCAGGGGCAGAGGTGGCTTCTCACCGCGTGGTGGTCCAGGATCAAGCAGAGGAGGTGGGCGAGGTGCCAGAGGAGGTGTGCAGCAGAGAGGCCGCGGCGGG CAGGGAAAAGGGGTCGAGGCCGGTCCTGACCTGTCACTATGA
- the LOC121552850 gene encoding heterogeneous nuclear ribonucleoprotein Q isoform X6, which yields MMSGDMATDQVTDQVNGNGTEEPMDITTVDTTAAEVKHSDHFQTLLDAGLPQKVAEKLDEIYVAGLVAHSDLDERAIEALKEFNEEGALQVLLQFKESDLSHVQNKSAFLCGVMKTYRQREKQGTKVSDSTKGPDEAKIKALLDRTSYTLDVTTGQRKYGGPPPESVYSGAQPTIGTEIFVGKIPRDLFEDELVPLFEKAGPIWDLRLMMDPLSGLNRGYAFVTFCTKEASSEAVNLCNNHEIRPGKHIGVCISVANNRLFVGSIPKSKTKEQMVEEFAKVTEGLNDVILYHQPDDKKKNRGFCFLEYEDHKTAAQARRRLMSGKVKVWGNMVTVEWADPIEEPDSEVMAKVKVLFVRNLANSVTEEILEKSFGQFGKLERVKKLKDYAFIHFDERDSAVKALAEMNGKDLEGEHIDIVFAKPPDQKRKERKAQRQAAKTNMYDDYYYNYGPPQLPPPTRGGRSRGGGRGGYAYPPDYYGYEDYYDYYGYDYHNYRDGYEDPYYGYDDYQAPVRVRGGRGAWGASPARGRGGAGAFRGRGGFSPRGGPGSSRGGGRGARGGVQQRGRGGVRGARGGRGGNVGGKRKADGYNQPDSKRRQTNNQNWGSQPIAQQPLQGKRGRGRS from the exons ATG ATGTCTGGAGACATGGCGACCGATCAGGTGACCGATCAAGTAAATGGAAATGGTACAGAAGAACCAATGGACATAACTACAGTGGACACAACTGCAGCTGAAGTTAAACATTCAGACCATTTCCAGACTTTATTAGACGCTGGTTTACCTCAGAAAGTTGCTGAAAAATTAGATGAAATTTACGTAGCAG GACTGGTAGCGCACAGTGACCTAGATGAAAGGGCTATTGAAGCCTTAAAAGAATTTAATGAAGAAGGTGCTCTGCAAGTCCTGCTTCAGTTTAAGGAAAGTGATCTGTCGCACGTGCAA AACAAAAGTGCATTTCTCTGTGGAGTAATGAAGACTtacagacagagggagaagcaAGGGACCAAAGTTTCAGATTCCACAAAAGGACCAGATGAGGCAAAAATAAAA GCGCTGCTTGATAGAACCAGCTATACACTTGATGTGACAACGGGTCAGCGGAAGTATGGAGGCCCCCCTCCAGAGTCTGTGTATTCAGGTGCTCAACCCACTATTGGAACAGAG ATATTTGTTGGGAAAATTCCTCGAGACTTGTTTGAGGACGAGCTGGTGCCGCTCTTTGAGAAGGCGGGACCTATCTGGGATCTACGTCTAATGATGGACCCCCTTAGTGGACTGAACAGGGGCTATGCCTTCGTCACTTTCTGCACGAAAGAGGCTTCCTCAGAAGCAGTAAACCTG TGTAATAATCATGAAATACGCCCCGGCAAGCACATTGGAGTGTGTATATCTGTTGCCAATAACAGGCTGTTCGTTGGCTCCATCCCCAAGAGTAAAACGAAAGAGCAGATGGTGGAGGAGTTTGCTAAAGTCACAG AGGGTCTTAATGATGTCATACTGTACCATCAGCCGGATGACAAAAAGAAGAACAGAGGTTTTTGCTTTTTGGAATACGAGGACCACAAAACTGCTGCTCAGGCCAGACGCAGGCTGATGAGTGGCAAGGTGAAAGTCTGGGGGAACATGGTTACTGTGGAATGGGCAGACCCCATCGAGGAACCCGATTCAGAGGTCATGGCCAAG GTCAAAGTTTTGTTTGTCCGAAACCTTGCGAACAGTGTTACTGAAGAAATACTGGAAAAATCCTTTGGCCAGTTTGGTAAACTGGAGCGAGTGAAAAAGCTGAAAGATTACGCCTTCATTCACTTTGATGAGCGGGACAGTGCAGTCAAG GCATTGGCTGAAATGAATGGCAAAGATCTAGAGGGAGAGCACATTGACATAGTCTTTGCAAAGCCCCCCGATCAGAAGAGGAAAGAACGCAAAGCTCAGAGACAAGCAGCCAAAACAAACAT GTATGATGATTATTATTACAACTACGGCCCCCCTCAGTTGCCCCCTCCCACAAGAGGCGGCCGGAGTAGAGGTGGTGGTAGGGGAGGGTATGCTTACCCCCCAGACTATTATGGCTACGAGGATTACTACGATTATTATGGTTATGATTACCACAATTACCGTGACGGATACGAGGACCCCTACTACGGCTATGATGACTATCAGGCTCCCGTTAGAGTAAGAGGGGGCAGAGGTGCCTGGGGCGCATCTCCAGCCAGAGGCCGAGGCGGTGCAGGCGCTTTCAGGGGCAGAGGTGGCTTCTCACCGCGTGGTGGTCCAGGATCAAGCAGAGGAGGTGGGCGAGGTGCCAGAGGAGGTGTGCAGCAGAGAGGCCGCGGCGGGGTACGTGGTGCAAGGGGTGGCCGCGGTGGAAATGTAGGAGGAAAGCGCAAAGCTGATGGGTACAACCAGCCAGATTCCAAGCGGCGCCAGACCAATAATCAGAACTGGGGCTCTCAACCCATTGCTCAGCAACCGCTCCAAG GGAAAAGGGGTCGAGGCCGGTCCTGA
- the LOC121552850 gene encoding heterogeneous nuclear ribonucleoprotein Q isoform X5, translated as MMSGDMATDQVTDQVNGNGTEEPMDITTVDTTAAEVKHSDHFQTLLDAGLPQKVAEKLDEIYVAGLVAHSDLDERAIEALKEFNEEGALQVLLQFKESDLSHVQNKSAFLCGVMKTYRQREKQGTKVSDSTKGPDEAKIKALLDRTSYTLDVTTGQRKYGGPPPESVYSGAQPTIGTEIFVGKIPRDLFEDELVPLFEKAGPIWDLRLMMDPLSGLNRGYAFVTFCTKEASSEAVNLCNNHEIRPGKHIGVCISVANNRLFVGSIPKSKTKEQMVEEFAKVTEGLNDVILYHQPDDKKKNRGFCFLEYEDHKTAAQARRRLMSGKVKVWGNMVTVEWADPIEEPDSEVMAKVKVLFVRNLANSVTEEILEKSFGQFGKLERVKKLKDYAFIHFDERDSAVKALAEMNGKDLEGEHIDIVFAKPPDQKRKERKAQRQAAKTNMYDDYYYNYGPPQLPPPTRGGRSRGGGRGGYAYPPDYYGYEDYYDYYGYDYHNYRDGYEDPYYGYDDYQAPVRVRGGRGAWGASPARGRGGAGAFRGRGGFSPRGGPGSSRGGGRGARGGVQQRGRGGVRGARGGRGGNVGGKRKADGYNQPDSKRRQTNNQNWGSQPIAQQPLQAGKRGRGRS; from the exons ATG ATGTCTGGAGACATGGCGACCGATCAGGTGACCGATCAAGTAAATGGAAATGGTACAGAAGAACCAATGGACATAACTACAGTGGACACAACTGCAGCTGAAGTTAAACATTCAGACCATTTCCAGACTTTATTAGACGCTGGTTTACCTCAGAAAGTTGCTGAAAAATTAGATGAAATTTACGTAGCAG GACTGGTAGCGCACAGTGACCTAGATGAAAGGGCTATTGAAGCCTTAAAAGAATTTAATGAAGAAGGTGCTCTGCAAGTCCTGCTTCAGTTTAAGGAAAGTGATCTGTCGCACGTGCAA AACAAAAGTGCATTTCTCTGTGGAGTAATGAAGACTtacagacagagggagaagcaAGGGACCAAAGTTTCAGATTCCACAAAAGGACCAGATGAGGCAAAAATAAAA GCGCTGCTTGATAGAACCAGCTATACACTTGATGTGACAACGGGTCAGCGGAAGTATGGAGGCCCCCCTCCAGAGTCTGTGTATTCAGGTGCTCAACCCACTATTGGAACAGAG ATATTTGTTGGGAAAATTCCTCGAGACTTGTTTGAGGACGAGCTGGTGCCGCTCTTTGAGAAGGCGGGACCTATCTGGGATCTACGTCTAATGATGGACCCCCTTAGTGGACTGAACAGGGGCTATGCCTTCGTCACTTTCTGCACGAAAGAGGCTTCCTCAGAAGCAGTAAACCTG TGTAATAATCATGAAATACGCCCCGGCAAGCACATTGGAGTGTGTATATCTGTTGCCAATAACAGGCTGTTCGTTGGCTCCATCCCCAAGAGTAAAACGAAAGAGCAGATGGTGGAGGAGTTTGCTAAAGTCACAG AGGGTCTTAATGATGTCATACTGTACCATCAGCCGGATGACAAAAAGAAGAACAGAGGTTTTTGCTTTTTGGAATACGAGGACCACAAAACTGCTGCTCAGGCCAGACGCAGGCTGATGAGTGGCAAGGTGAAAGTCTGGGGGAACATGGTTACTGTGGAATGGGCAGACCCCATCGAGGAACCCGATTCAGAGGTCATGGCCAAG GTCAAAGTTTTGTTTGTCCGAAACCTTGCGAACAGTGTTACTGAAGAAATACTGGAAAAATCCTTTGGCCAGTTTGGTAAACTGGAGCGAGTGAAAAAGCTGAAAGATTACGCCTTCATTCACTTTGATGAGCGGGACAGTGCAGTCAAG GCATTGGCTGAAATGAATGGCAAAGATCTAGAGGGAGAGCACATTGACATAGTCTTTGCAAAGCCCCCCGATCAGAAGAGGAAAGAACGCAAAGCTCAGAGACAAGCAGCCAAAACAAACAT GTATGATGATTATTATTACAACTACGGCCCCCCTCAGTTGCCCCCTCCCACAAGAGGCGGCCGGAGTAGAGGTGGTGGTAGGGGAGGGTATGCTTACCCCCCAGACTATTATGGCTACGAGGATTACTACGATTATTATGGTTATGATTACCACAATTACCGTGACGGATACGAGGACCCCTACTACGGCTATGATGACTATCAGGCTCCCGTTAGAGTAAGAGGGGGCAGAGGTGCCTGGGGCGCATCTCCAGCCAGAGGCCGAGGCGGTGCAGGCGCTTTCAGGGGCAGAGGTGGCTTCTCACCGCGTGGTGGTCCAGGATCAAGCAGAGGAGGTGGGCGAGGTGCCAGAGGAGGTGTGCAGCAGAGAGGCCGCGGCGGGGTACGTGGTGCAAGGGGTGGCCGCGGTGGAAATGTAGGAGGAAAGCGCAAAGCTGATGGGTACAACCAGCCAGATTCCAAGCGGCGCCAGACCAATAATCAGAACTGGGGCTCTCAACCCATTGCTCAGCAACCGCTCCAAG CAGGGAAAAGGGGTCGAGGCCGGTCCTGA
- the LOC121552850 gene encoding heterogeneous nuclear ribonucleoprotein Q isoform X4 yields the protein MMSGDMATDQVTDQVNGNGTEEPMDITTVDTTAAEVKHSDHFQTLLDAGLPQKVAEKLDEIYVAGLVAHSDLDERAIEALKEFNEEGALQVLLQFKESDLSHVQNKSAFLCGVMKTYRQREKQGTKVSDSTKGPDEAKIKALLDRTSYTLDVTTGQRKYGGPPPESVYSGAQPTIGTEIFVGKIPRDLFEDELVPLFEKAGPIWDLRLMMDPLSGLNRGYAFVTFCTKEASSEAVNLCNNHEIRPGKHIGVCISVANNRLFVGSIPKSKTKEQMVEEFAKVTEGLNDVILYHQPDDKKKNRGFCFLEYEDHKTAAQARRRLMSGKVKVWGNMVTVEWADPIEEPDSEVMAKVKVLFVRNLANSVTEEILEKSFGQFGKLERVKKLKDYAFIHFDERDSAVKALAEMNGKDLEGEHIDIVFAKPPDQKRKERKAQRQAAKTNMYDDYYYNYGPPQLPPPTRGGRSRGGGRGGYAYPPDYYGYEDYYDYYGYDYHNYRDGYEDPYYGYDDYQAPVRVRGGRGAWGASPARGRGGAGAFRGRGGFSPRGGPGSSRGGGRGARGGVQQRGRGGVRGARGGRGGNVGGKRKADGYNQPDSKRRQTNNQNWGSQPIAQQPLQGGDRSGKRGRGRS from the exons ATG ATGTCTGGAGACATGGCGACCGATCAGGTGACCGATCAAGTAAATGGAAATGGTACAGAAGAACCAATGGACATAACTACAGTGGACACAACTGCAGCTGAAGTTAAACATTCAGACCATTTCCAGACTTTATTAGACGCTGGTTTACCTCAGAAAGTTGCTGAAAAATTAGATGAAATTTACGTAGCAG GACTGGTAGCGCACAGTGACCTAGATGAAAGGGCTATTGAAGCCTTAAAAGAATTTAATGAAGAAGGTGCTCTGCAAGTCCTGCTTCAGTTTAAGGAAAGTGATCTGTCGCACGTGCAA AACAAAAGTGCATTTCTCTGTGGAGTAATGAAGACTtacagacagagggagaagcaAGGGACCAAAGTTTCAGATTCCACAAAAGGACCAGATGAGGCAAAAATAAAA GCGCTGCTTGATAGAACCAGCTATACACTTGATGTGACAACGGGTCAGCGGAAGTATGGAGGCCCCCCTCCAGAGTCTGTGTATTCAGGTGCTCAACCCACTATTGGAACAGAG ATATTTGTTGGGAAAATTCCTCGAGACTTGTTTGAGGACGAGCTGGTGCCGCTCTTTGAGAAGGCGGGACCTATCTGGGATCTACGTCTAATGATGGACCCCCTTAGTGGACTGAACAGGGGCTATGCCTTCGTCACTTTCTGCACGAAAGAGGCTTCCTCAGAAGCAGTAAACCTG TGTAATAATCATGAAATACGCCCCGGCAAGCACATTGGAGTGTGTATATCTGTTGCCAATAACAGGCTGTTCGTTGGCTCCATCCCCAAGAGTAAAACGAAAGAGCAGATGGTGGAGGAGTTTGCTAAAGTCACAG AGGGTCTTAATGATGTCATACTGTACCATCAGCCGGATGACAAAAAGAAGAACAGAGGTTTTTGCTTTTTGGAATACGAGGACCACAAAACTGCTGCTCAGGCCAGACGCAGGCTGATGAGTGGCAAGGTGAAAGTCTGGGGGAACATGGTTACTGTGGAATGGGCAGACCCCATCGAGGAACCCGATTCAGAGGTCATGGCCAAG GTCAAAGTTTTGTTTGTCCGAAACCTTGCGAACAGTGTTACTGAAGAAATACTGGAAAAATCCTTTGGCCAGTTTGGTAAACTGGAGCGAGTGAAAAAGCTGAAAGATTACGCCTTCATTCACTTTGATGAGCGGGACAGTGCAGTCAAG GCATTGGCTGAAATGAATGGCAAAGATCTAGAGGGAGAGCACATTGACATAGTCTTTGCAAAGCCCCCCGATCAGAAGAGGAAAGAACGCAAAGCTCAGAGACAAGCAGCCAAAACAAACAT GTATGATGATTATTATTACAACTACGGCCCCCCTCAGTTGCCCCCTCCCACAAGAGGCGGCCGGAGTAGAGGTGGTGGTAGGGGAGGGTATGCTTACCCCCCAGACTATTATGGCTACGAGGATTACTACGATTATTATGGTTATGATTACCACAATTACCGTGACGGATACGAGGACCCCTACTACGGCTATGATGACTATCAGGCTCCCGTTAGAGTAAGAGGGGGCAGAGGTGCCTGGGGCGCATCTCCAGCCAGAGGCCGAGGCGGTGCAGGCGCTTTCAGGGGCAGAGGTGGCTTCTCACCGCGTGGTGGTCCAGGATCAAGCAGAGGAGGTGGGCGAGGTGCCAGAGGAGGTGTGCAGCAGAGAGGCCGCGGCGGGGTACGTGGTGCAAGGGGTGGCCGCGGTGGAAATGTAGGAGGAAAGCGCAAAGCTGATGGGTACAACCAGCCAGATTCCAAGCGGCGCCAGACCAATAATCAGAACTGGGGCTCTCAACCCATTGCTCAGCAACCGCTCCAAGGTGGTGATCGTTCTG GGAAAAGGGGTCGAGGCCGGTCCTGA